The following is a genomic window from Syntrophaceae bacterium.
GCCAGACCGGTAGGACTCAGCCATTTCCTCCCCCCGAACCTCCAGGCGGTAAGGCCCTCGAGCGTGGCGCTGCTCGGCCGAAGGAGCAGGCAACGGGGCGAGACCCTCGATCCGGTGACCTTCGTTCCCCGTTACCTCCGGCGCTCCGAAGCCGAGATCCGGTTCGGGGGAAAGCCTTGACACCGGGGGGCCCCGGGCCTGCGGCGATGCAATTTTCGCTACATCGACGGGGGCGTTTGTGGTATAAGCAGGACTCTTTCACGACACGGGGAGGCGCGTATGGAGCGAACCGACGAACTGCTCATCGAACGGCACATCGGGCAGGACGGCGAGTTGAGAAAGCACGTGGAGGATCACCGGAGGCTCGAGGCCGCGCTCGAGGATTTCAACAGGCGGATCTACCTCACCGCGCAAGAGGAGATGGAGAAGAAAACGCTGCAGAAGATGAAGCTGGCCAGCAAGGACCGGATCTACGCGATTCTCGCGAAGTACAGGCAGAGCGCCTGATCGGCGGGAGACGACACGTTCATGGACAGACACGACGGAACCATCGTGCGGGAGGGGCTCCCGTTCATCGTCGGGCTCGGGCTCCTCTCGGCCGCCCTGTTCTGGATCGGGCTCAAGGGGCTCGCCGCCGTCGCCTGTGCGGCCATGCTGTTCGTCGCCTTCTTCTTCCGCAACCCGGAGCGGTCGGTCCCCGGGGAGAAGGGGCTGGTCGTCTCCCCAGCCGACGGGAGGGTCCTGAAGATCGAGGAGGTGCAGCTCGACGGCCTGCTGCAGGGGCCGCACCGCAAGGTCAGCATCTTCATGAATGTCTTCAACGTGCACGTCAACCGCGTTCCCTATGCCGGGCGCGTCGAGACGATCGAGTACCGCGCCGGGAAATTCCTGTCGGCCGACCTCGACAAGGCCTCCGCCGACAACGAAAAGAACACCGTCCTGATCCGGACGGCGGAGGGCAAGGCGTTTCTCACGATCCAGATCGCGGGGCTCATCGCGCGCCGGATCGTCTGCTGGATCAGCGAGGGCATGGATGTGGCCAGGGGTCAGCGGTTCGGGCTCATCTGCTTCGGCTCGAGGCTCGAGGTGGTCCTGCCGCTCGATTCGAGGATTCTCGTGCAGCCGGGACAGAAGGTGCGTGCCGGGGAAACACCGTTGGGGGTCCTGTGATGAACAAGAACGTCAGGAGGGAACGCTTCATCCGGCGGGAGAAATTCTTTCGGAAAGACCAGATGAGGAAGGGGATCTACATCCTGCCCAACCTCTTCACGACGGCCAGCCTTTTTGCCGGGATCTACGCGATCATCGCCTCGATCCAGGGAAACTTCATCCACGCGGCCGTCGCCATCCCGATCTCGCTCATCCTCGACGGCCTCGACGGGCGGATCGCCCGCATGACCCACACGACGTCGCGGTTCGGCGTAGAGTACGACTCGCTGTCGGACCTGGTGGCCTTCGGTGTGGCGCCGTCCGTGCTGGCCTACACCTGGTCTCTGAGCGCCTTCGGGAAGTGGGGGTGGCTCGCGGCGGCCCTGTTCACGACCTGCGGGGCCCTGCGGCTGGCCCGGTTCAACGTGCAGATCGGCGTCATCGACAGCCGCTACTTCAACGGCCTGGCCATTCCGGCGGCGGCCATCGTCGTGTCATCGACGGTGATGCTCTACGACTACCTGGGCGGGGAGGGGACATTCCCGCACATGGCGATCCTGGTCGGGATGATCGTGCTTTCGCTCCTGATGGTGAGCAGCATCAAGTTCTACAGCTTCAAGGACCTGCATTTCCTATCCCGGGAGCCGTTCATGACCGTCGTGCTCGCCGTCATCCTGATGATCATCGTCCTGGCGGAGCCGCAGGTCATGATCTTCACCTTCGCCGTCAGCTACGCCGCCTCGGGGCCCATCTGGTGGGTCCTGCGGATGGTCCGGCGCCTCTTCGGTCCGGCAAAGGGCGACCAGCCGACGGGGGCGGGAGAGATCAAGACGGAGACGAAATCGGGGTCGTTGCCCTGAGCAGATACCGCGCCCGGGCACGGCAGTGCCCCGGGACCATCAATACAGGAGGGGTCGGTTTCCATGAGAACCTACCGTGTCGCCGTCGTCGGCGCCACCGGCGCCGTCGGAAATGAAATGATCAGTATTCTCGAGGAGCGCGACTTTCCCGTGGGCGAGTTGAGACTCCTGGCCTCGGAGCGCTCGATTGGAAAGGAGCTCGAGTTCCGCGGCAAGTCCTACCCCGTGCAGGTGCTGACGGAGGATTCCTTCGAGGGCATCGAGATCGCGCTCTTTTCCGCCGGGGGGAGCGTCAGCCAGAAATTCGCACCCTGCGCGGCAAAGGCCGGCTGCGTGGTCATCGACAACACGGCGGCGTTCCGCTACGAGCCGGACATCCCCCTTGTCGTCCCCGAGGTGAACCCCGGAAAGATCGCCGACTACAGGAACCGCCGGATCATCGCCAACCCCAACTGCTCTACGATCCAGATGGTGGTGGCCCTGAAGCCCATCCACGACGCTGCGCGTATCAAGCGCATCGTCGTGTCGACCTACCAGTCCGTGTCGGGCACGGGAAAGAAGGCGATGGACGAGCTCATCGACCAGACACGCGCCCTGCTGAGCTTCAAGGAGCCCGTGGCGAAGGTCTACCCGTACCAGATCGCGTTCAACTGCCTGCCCCAGATCGACATCTTCCTCGAGAACGGATACACGAAGGAAGAGATGAAGATGGTCTGGGAGACCAAGAAGATCTTCGGCGACGAGTCCATCGCCGTCACGGCGACGACGGTGCGCGTGCCCGTCATGCGCGCCCACTCGGAGTCGGTCAACATCGAGACGGAGCGTAAGATCACTGCGGCCGAGGTGCGCGAGCTGCTCCGGAAGGCCCCCGGCGTCGTCGTCGTCGATGACCCGGCCAGGAGGGAGTACCCGCTGCCCATCCACGCGGCGGGCAAGGATGCCACCTACGTGGGCCGGATCCGCGAGGACGAGTCGATCCCGAACGGGATCAATCTCTGGGTCGTCTCGGACAACCTGCGCAAAGGGGCGGCCCTCAACGCGATCCAGATCGCCGAGATCTACGTGAGGGAGTATCTGCAATAGCAGGCACGAGGCAACAGGCGCCAGGCATTGGGAAAAGGAACGGAATTCATTTGGGCCCTGATGCCTCATGCCGAGTGCCTGATGCCTGGTTTCGTATGCGCATCATTGCGGGGAAGGCGAAGGGAAGGGTCCTGGTCGCGCCGAAGGCGAACCTCCTCCGGCCGACGACGGACCGGGTGAAGGAATCCCTGTTCAACATCCTGTCCGTCGAGGGCCGGCGGTTTCTCGACCTGTTCGCGGGCGCGGGCAGCGTCGGGCTGGAAGCCGCGAGCCGGGGGGCCTCGAG
Proteins encoded in this region:
- a CDS encoding aspartate-semialdehyde dehydrogenase gives rise to the protein MRTYRVAVVGATGAVGNEMISILEERDFPVGELRLLASERSIGKELEFRGKSYPVQVLTEDSFEGIEIALFSAGGSVSQKFAPCAAKAGCVVIDNTAAFRYEPDIPLVVPEVNPGKIADYRNRRIIANPNCSTIQMVVALKPIHDAARIKRIVVSTYQSVSGTGKKAMDELIDQTRALLSFKEPVAKVYPYQIAFNCLPQIDIFLENGYTKEEMKMVWETKKIFGDESIAVTATTVRVPVMRAHSESVNIETERKITAAEVRELLRKAPGVVVVDDPARREYPLPIHAAGKDATYVGRIREDESIPNGINLWVVSDNLRKGAALNAIQIAEIYVREYLQ
- the pssA gene encoding CDP-diacylglycerol--serine O-phosphatidyltransferase, with amino-acid sequence MNKNVRRERFIRREKFFRKDQMRKGIYILPNLFTTASLFAGIYAIIASIQGNFIHAAVAIPISLILDGLDGRIARMTHTTSRFGVEYDSLSDLVAFGVAPSVLAYTWSLSAFGKWGWLAAALFTTCGALRLARFNVQIGVIDSRYFNGLAIPAAAIVVSSTVMLYDYLGGEGTFPHMAILVGMIVLSLLMVSSIKFYSFKDLHFLSREPFMTVVLAVILMIIVLAEPQVMIFTFAVSYAASGPIWWVLRMVRRLFGPAKGDQPTGAGEIKTETKSGSLP
- a CDS encoding DUF465 domain-containing protein: MERTDELLIERHIGQDGELRKHVEDHRRLEAALEDFNRRIYLTAQEEMEKKTLQKMKLASKDRIYAILAKYRQSA
- a CDS encoding phosphatidylserine decarboxylase family protein, whose product is MDRHDGTIVREGLPFIVGLGLLSAALFWIGLKGLAAVACAAMLFVAFFFRNPERSVPGEKGLVVSPADGRVLKIEEVQLDGLLQGPHRKVSIFMNVFNVHVNRVPYAGRVETIEYRAGKFLSADLDKASADNEKNTVLIRTAEGKAFLTIQIAGLIARRIVCWISEGMDVARGQRFGLICFGSRLEVVLPLDSRILVQPGQKVRAGETPLGVL